The nucleotide sequence gaagaaggggaaggagaaggaggaggaagagggcgaaGGGTTCTCGGGGGCCCTCACCGGGACGCTGCTCGCCGGGGCGGTGCTGGTCGGGGTCGTAGGGGGGTTCGGGGCCGCCGGGTACGTGTACAAGGACCAGATCAATACCTTCctcacgcacttctccgggttcatTGAGGGTAATGGAACCAACAATCCAGCTGTGCTCCCACCTCTGCTTGCTTTGCACTACCACTTGTTTGGCCTAAGCTGTGCTCTTagtagtactgaaattagtgaaaTGTCTTGCGAATTCTGCGTTCAAATATAGCTAGTGATTCTGGTGCTTAGATAATACTACATACTACTCCGTAGTGGCGCATGATAGCAAGACCACTGGGTCGCAGAACTAACTATTCACATATCTGCTGATTCTTGTTGATCATTACGAAATCTTTCAAGTAAACGCCTTCCTTGGACATTTTTAGTTAAACTTCTATATTACTTTGCATGAACAGGCTATGGCACTGCTGGGTACGCGTTGTTTATACTTGCCTATGCAGGATTGGAGGTACGTTCTTCAGTTATCAACCTTagtcatctactccctccattccaaattactcgtcgcggaaatggatgtatctagaactaaaatacatctagacacatccatttctgcgacgagtaattcggaacggagggagtaccttcttGTCAAGGTGTATGCTCATTTCCACCTAAACTAGCTATTCCACTACAGATGATAATACAAGGTTGCCTTATCAGCACGACAGTTGGGCAGTTGTTCTGAAATGTTTACACAACCTAATGTTCACGATAAGCTAAAAATGCATCAATGCTCCTTGTGTATGCAGCTGTCACATAAATGCCTAGGCACTAGATCATCTTTATGACTTTATTTTTTGGGGGTTGGTGAAACAAAAATTGGTGGGTCCACATTTGATCCTTTTGGCTATGAATCTTAGACCTTTTGCATAACATCAGGGTTGCAACTTTGGATTAATACTAATGATAGTGTTTGTTCGATTCAGGTTCTTGCAATTCCAGCAGTACCGTTGACCATGTCTGCAGGTCTATTATTCGGTAGTGTTACTGGTACTATTATGGTTTCAATCAGTGGGACAGTAAGTAACTTCAACATAAAGAACATTTCTGTTTTCATTCTGCCGTTGTGCATTTTCTCATTGAACTTTGTTGACTGTATAGCTAGCTGCCGCTGTGGCCTTTCTCATTGCTAGATACTTTGCCAGAGAGCGTATTCTTAAGATGGTTGAAGGAAACAAGAAGTTTCTGGCGATTGATAAAGCGATAGGTGAAAATGGTTTCAAGGTTGTGACTCTGCTTCGCTTGAGTCCCCTATTACCTTTCTCCCTTGGGAACTACCTGTACGGTTTGACTTCAGTCAAGTTCTTACCCTACGTGTTGGGCAGGTTAGTTTCTGCTCCCACTTCCTTATATTATTTTGGCATTCTCCGTGAATCTAACAGAAATAATGAAGTACATATTCCTGCACACAGAAAAACTAAGTACATGGCCTTAAACTTCTATTCCACAGAGCAAACTGCACTCATTGAGAAATTTAGCTGTTCTTAACGACCTATTAACTTAAAAGTTTCATATGCATGATTCATGATGCACTGTAGTAATGTTATTACAGACGCATGCGATTTACAAAATCAAAGGAGTAGCAAATACCATATACCTGGTTAAGGGACTGACAACTTTCTGATCCACTACAAATTGAGCATTCCTTTGTGAAGGAATATCACACAGAAAATTTTGCCATCAGTATATATTTTTCCTATAAAGCAATTTTACCTCAGATATTGCTTTTGTACGTATGCAGTTGGTTGGGTATGCTTCCAGGAACATGGGCCTATGTCAGTGCTGGTGCATTTGGGCGAGCTATAATCGTAAGTTCGTAAACCGTTGATCTTTTCTGAGTTCACCTTTTCTTTGCAAACTTGCTTTTGTTGCTACATCAGGGATACTGCTCCACAATACAATATATACTCTTTCAAGCCATCAAAAATGCTTTACATACTGAGGTGTTTGGTTGGGTGACTTTTGCCCGTCATCCGGTTACAGCGTGATCTGAAAACTTTACGCGCATTTGGTAACGCGGCGCCGTAGTCGGCTACACCGTAAACGAGTCTCGTCACGATCTGTTCCTAAACAGGCCAAATCCCTCTCCATGATTCGTTTATTGCTCTAGTTAATCGTCGCCAAGATCATGTTACTTGTTCCTGGCTTCGATTCTGCGTGATTTTTTGCCTTTTTGCAATCTGATTACTTAGCAGATCCAAACACAGTTGTAACTTGATTCCTTTACAAGCATGAAACAAACAGAAGAGCAAATGCTCCTGTTACGCCATGATCCCACCGATACCTGTTTCCGTTACCAGTCCCGTTACCTTTGGTTGTACCAAACATCTCTATGTGTTCTCTACTCTTATATAGAATAGTACTACTAACTTTAAACTAATATAGGACGTTTTAGAGACTTGTGTCATGTGTCAAGTCTCTAAAACGTCATATATTACTTTACAAAGGGAGTAGCTCATAAGAACCGTCTCCATCCCATGGATATGGGGGTGTCTTGCAGCATGTCGACGTTATGTCTGCTTTCTAGTGAAGTGTCCAGAATGGAATATCACTTGTATATATCAAAATGCGGACACCTTAATCCAACTCAAGGCACCCCTTAGTCTATAGTGTGCTTTGATGTTGCTGGTAGCAGCTCAAATATTTCAGCAAAGTATTAGAACATGGTGTTTCATTTGGTACTTTGAAAATTCAGTTGTATGTGTAGTCAGGACGGTTGAACTATAGAGGCACCGGAGTTCAAACCTAATAAAAATAAACTTTCTTGAGTGAAACAATGATgaactcataaggttgatgagATCTTTTTTTTTTTATCAAGTGGCTTGAATACTTGGAACCATGACATGGCTCCCTCGTTTTGCAGCAAGATGAGACGGAAATCGGTTTGGGAGGAAACAACCAGCTATTGACACTGGGCATAGGGCTATTAGTTACAGCCGTTGCTGCTACTTATGTAACACGGCTTGCTAAGGTAATTAAGCTTTTGTGGTATATGTATATAACAGTAGAAATCAATCACTGAGATGTGTTATTTTCTTTTTGTCAACCTCGGCTACTATTGCTAACTGCTTCTCCCCTTTGTTTTCCAGGATGCTGTAAAGGATATTGACGACGAATAGAATGGTAGGATTACATAGCAAAAGGGCCATTCAAGTAGCAACGTAGCACGAGAATGTACAACACTGGCATCTTTTGGTGCAATCTAATCTAGAAATACAAGCGATTGTCAGACGGAAAATATTGTCTCTTCTCAGTGTCCTCATCCAGCTCTCCCATACACATCCCTACGCTGGATCTGTCAAAAATCAAAAATGAGGCGAGGATTGTTTTTTGCTGTACCTACTCTGCCAGCGCCGAACTTACCAGTAGTCGACACGCACAATCCTTCATATGATGGAAGCAGTTGGCGTCCCTCAGTATGATCTCCCTGCCGTACGCCTCGGTGACCATCTTGATCGCGGCGTGGCAGTCGCCGCACACCCGGAGGTTCTCCTTGGGCTTGTAGCTTAAGCATCTTCCCTCAAGAATATTAGGACGTGTTTGGTAGTCTGCATGAGGCCTGGCCTGACTTGCGCGGGACGAAAATAGACCGATTGGTTGCCTGCTTTCATTGTTCGGCCCGCATGGCACGAAACTTAAAGCACTCCTGGGCCTAGCTCCCTGGGAACGCTTGAATCGGTAGTTTCTCCAGGGCCAGACCCGAGCGGTgcacgtgggcggcggcggctgcacgcGTGCGGCCACGCTCGAGAAGCCACGTTGCTTCCCAAAGCGCCGGCAGTTATTAGGCTCATTGCTCCCTCTCCCTACTCTCCCCCACTCCCCCAACTCTCACCGGCGACGGCGGATCGGAGCAGAGCAAGAAGACCATCAGACTCCATCACCGGCGAGCGGATCATC is from Triticum aestivum cultivar Chinese Spring chromosome 3A, IWGSC CS RefSeq v2.1, whole genome shotgun sequence and encodes:
- the LOC123062931 gene encoding TVP38/TMEM64 family membrane protein slr0305, whose protein sequence is MRQPHLLSPQRLSPSPVLSPHFSPPCAAQGGSPWRWRHRRAFHPPLSSLRESDKGTLRKASPNLPFRLGGGGGGGGRSPDDRRSAADREKKGKEKEEEEGEGFSGALTGTLLAGAVLVGVVGGFGAAGYVYKDQINTFLTHFSGFIEGYGTAGYALFILAYAGLEVLAIPAVPLTMSAGLLFGSVTGTIMVSISGTLAAAVAFLIARYFARERILKMVEGNKKFLAIDKAIGENGFKVVTLLRLSPLLPFSLGNYLYGLTSVKFLPYVLGSWLGMLPGTWAYVSAGAFGRAIIQDETEIGLGGNNQLLTLGIGLLVTAVAATYVTRLAKDAVKDIDDE